A genomic segment from Arcobacter acticola encodes:
- a CDS encoding Crp/Fnr family transcriptional regulator: MEKTGLEDFYFFSFLEKEELIRLKEISVKKHFNKDEILFYKGDEAKYLHLLIKGIAKLYTYDHKDNEVVIHNLMAPSLIAEIVNYEESKFPANCSFETKAEVLLIDYEKFKKEFLLKPEIAIFFIKSLTKKIKALESFINYNISSNSLEKIAKFLFDNEAILINLKQVKIAQILNITPETFSRKLAKLKNEKIIQNEKGYIKILDYDRLKNYIVE; this comes from the coding sequence ATGGAAAAAACAGGATTAGAAGATTTTTATTTCTTTAGCTTTTTAGAAAAAGAAGAATTAATAAGATTAAAAGAAATATCAGTTAAAAAGCATTTTAATAAAGATGAAATACTTTTTTATAAAGGTGACGAAGCAAAATATTTACATCTATTAATAAAAGGAATCGCAAAACTTTATACATATGACCATAAAGACAATGAAGTAGTAATTCATAATTTAATGGCACCTTCTTTAATAGCAGAAATTGTAAATTATGAAGAGTCAAAATTCCCTGCAAATTGCTCTTTTGAGACAAAAGCAGAGGTTTTATTAATTGATTATGAGAAGTTTAAGAAGGAGTTTTTATTAAAACCCGAGATTGCTATTTTCTTTATTAAATCACTAACAAAAAAGATAAAAGCCTTGGAAAGTTTTATAAACTATAATATTAGTTCAAATAGCTTAGAAAAAATTGCAAAATTTTTATTTGATAATGAAGCAATACTTATAAATTTAAAACAAGTAAAAATTGCACAAATATTAAATATTACTCCTGAAACATTTTCAAGAAAACTAGCAAAATTAAAAAATGAGAAAATTATACAAAATGAAAAAGGTTATATAAAAATATTAGATTACGATAGATTAAAAAATTATATTGTGGAGTAA
- a CDS encoding LemA family protein yields the protein MKKILIIVILAIIVPLIYLIFSNYNNIPKLDENVKEKWSQVQNQYKRRADLIPNLVATVKGYAEHEKSTFVEVTEARSKVSQMNINADTLNNPAAMQQFVDAQAGLSGALSKLMLVVEKYPDLKANENFMALQSQLEGTENRITVARKDFIEAVKLYNLELRTMPGKLVAAIVHPSAQVKETFTASPTEQEAPKVQF from the coding sequence ATGAAGAAAATCCTAATAATAGTAATATTGGCAATTATTGTTCCCTTAATTTATCTAATATTTTCAAATTACAACAATATTCCAAAACTTGATGAAAATGTAAAAGAGAAATGGTCACAAGTACAAAATCAATATAAGAGAAGAGCTGATTTAATACCAAATTTAGTAGCAACGGTAAAAGGTTATGCGGAACATGAAAAAAGCACTTTTGTAGAAGTTACAGAAGCTAGAAGTAAAGTTTCACAAATGAATATTAATGCAGATACGCTTAATAATCCAGCAGCAATGCAACAATTTGTAGATGCACAAGCTGGACTTTCAGGAGCTTTATCTAAACTTATGCTTGTTGTTGAAAAGTATCCAGATCTTAAAGCAAATGAAAACTTTATGGCTCTTCAATCTCAACTTGAAGGAACAGAAAATAGAATTACTGTTGCACGAAAAGATTTTATTGAAGCTGTAAAATTATATAACTTGGAACTTCGAACAATGCCTGGAAAACTAGTAGCTGCAATAGTACATCCAAGTGCACAAGTAAAAGAAACATTTACAGCAAGTCCAACAGAACAAGAAGCGCCGAAAGTTCAATTTTAA
- a CDS encoding TPM domain-containing protein, with product MKKILLTLFLLVSFLKADITEYFPKLDGRIVDQVNLISSPVKNDINTILEEHEKETSNQIVVVILDSLHDYQIEDYSYQLGRYWEVGQKDKNNGILLVIAMKEKKIRIEVGYGLEGALTDKIAYEIINYTIKPNFKASQYELGILKAINEIILAIKGEYTAKIVDDEFDAKSNELISLGYFAVIFFSIFTHGISRRLRSQLIYKTTKASLFSSFFGFFSFVMAQSFTNQYLIISIIVFAVVFIFNFITSKKVDFDKLPKNNSNNSNNSGGFSSSSSGGFSSSGGGFSGGGGGFGGGGASGGW from the coding sequence ATGAAAAAGATATTATTAACTCTATTTTTACTCGTAAGTTTTTTAAAAGCGGATATTACAGAATACTTTCCAAAACTCGATGGAAGAATTGTTGACCAAGTTAATTTAATATCAAGTCCTGTAAAAAATGATATTAATACTATTTTAGAAGAACATGAAAAAGAAACATCTAATCAAATAGTAGTAGTTATTTTAGACTCTTTACATGATTATCAAATTGAAGATTATTCTTATCAACTTGGACGTTATTGGGAAGTTGGACAAAAAGATAAAAACAATGGTATTTTACTTGTAATTGCCATGAAAGAAAAGAAAATTAGAATTGAAGTTGGATATGGTTTAGAAGGGGCATTAACAGATAAAATTGCTTATGAAATCATAAACTATACCATCAAACCTAATTTTAAAGCATCACAATATGAACTAGGTATTTTAAAAGCAATTAATGAAATTATACTTGCAATAAAAGGTGAATATACAGCAAAAATTGTTGATGATGAATTTGATGCAAAGTCCAATGAATTAATATCTTTAGGATATTTTGCAGTAATATTCTTTTCAATATTTACCCATGGAATCTCACGAAGATTAAGAAGTCAGTTAATATATAAAACTACAAAAGCTTCGTTATTTTCATCATTTTTTGGATTTTTCTCGTTTGTTATGGCTCAATCATTTACTAATCAATATTTAATTATCTCTATTATCGTATTTGCCGTTGTGTTTATTTTTAATTTTATAACTAGTAAAAAAGTAGATTTCGATAAGCTTCCAAAAAACAATAGCAATAATTCGAATAATTCAGGTGGTTTTAGTTCTTCAAGTAGTGGTGGATTTTCAAGTTCAGGTGGTGGCTTCTCAGGCGGTGGCGGTGGATTTGGTGGTGGAGGAGCAAGTGGAGGATGGTAA
- a CDS encoding nitrous oxide-stimulated promoter family protein: MTSEKFEIEINTLKSFFEVYCKDKHENQENRNVTLEYKNKTFEIELCLCKECQDAINYSFDRLLQCPNEIKPRCRKCPTPCYEKPRWKNVAKVMIHSAVKLSLSKMKSRVKNIFS; this comes from the coding sequence ATGACAAGCGAAAAATTTGAAATTGAAATAAATACCTTAAAATCTTTTTTTGAAGTTTATTGTAAAGATAAACATGAAAATCAAGAAAATAGAAATGTTACATTAGAGTATAAAAACAAAACTTTTGAAATAGAATTATGCTTATGTAAAGAGTGCCAAGATGCAATAAACTATTCATTTGACAGACTTTTACAATGTCCAAATGAAATAAAACCAAGATGTAGAAAATGCCCAACTCCATGTTATGAGAAACCTAGATGGAAAAATGTTGCAAAAGTGATGATACATTCTGCAGTAAAATTATCTCTATCTAAAATGAAATCAAGAGTTAAAAATATTTTTTCTTAG
- a CDS encoding HAD family hydrolase: MNNKAIIFDLDGTLIDSLEDIAVCMNQVLEELNLPSHQIEDYKYFVGGGISILVDNALDKNTNDEIKAKVTEKFKIVYDQKLHAKTKPYDGIYELLDELQKLDFKIGILSNKPHEFTIAYANNLFSKYEMKEVHGQKAHIPKKPNPTAAIQIAQSFDVPCEEIYFVGDTMVDMQTAVNAKMIGIGVLWGFRDEDELMENGATFVVKHPLDILEIVNKK; the protein is encoded by the coding sequence ATGAATAATAAAGCAATTATATTTGATTTAGATGGAACACTAATAGACTCTTTAGAAGATATTGCTGTTTGTATGAATCAAGTTTTAGAAGAACTAAATTTACCAAGTCATCAAATAGAAGATTATAAATATTTTGTAGGTGGAGGCATTTCCATCCTAGTTGATAATGCACTTGATAAAAATACAAACGATGAAATAAAAGCAAAAGTTACTGAAAAATTTAAAATAGTTTATGATCAAAAATTACATGCAAAAACAAAACCTTATGATGGTATTTATGAACTTTTAGATGAACTTCAAAAATTAGACTTTAAAATAGGAATCTTATCAAACAAACCCCATGAATTTACTATTGCATATGCAAATAACCTATTTTCAAAATATGAAATGAAAGAAGTACATGGTCAAAAAGCGCATATTCCTAAAAAACCAAATCCAACAGCTGCTATTCAAATAGCACAAAGTTTTGATGTTCCTTGCGAAGAGATTTATTTTGTAGGGGATACAATGGTTGATATGCAAACAGCTGTTAATGCAAAAATGATAGGAATTGGTGTTCTTTGGGGATTTAGAGATGAAGATGAACTAATGGAAAACGGTGCTACTTTTGTAGTAAAACATCCTTTAGATATTTTAGAAATAGTAAATAAAAAGTAG
- a CDS encoding YchJ family protein, whose amino-acid sequence MKLPVNNTCPCGSLQKYKKCCKVFHDKIKLPKTALELMKSRFCAFAAENADYIIFTTHENNSDFTSDIKSWKEDILSFSRNTNFEKLEILDFLEENSEDTESFVTFKATLKQYNNDISFTEKSRFLKENGKWLYVDGQFID is encoded by the coding sequence TTGAAACTTCCTGTTAACAACACTTGTCCTTGTGGCTCTTTACAAAAATATAAAAAATGTTGTAAAGTATTTCATGATAAAATAAAATTACCTAAAACAGCTCTTGAATTAATGAAATCAAGATTTTGTGCATTTGCAGCAGAAAATGCTGATTATATAATCTTTACAACACATGAAAATAATTCTGATTTTACAAGTGATATTAAATCTTGGAAAGAAGATATTTTGAGTTTTTCGAGAAATACTAATTTTGAGAAATTAGAAATTTTAGATTTCTTGGAAGAAAATTCAGAAGATACAGAAAGCTTTGTCACTTTTAAAGCTACTTTGAAACAATATAATAATGATATCTCTTTTACAGAAAAAAGTAGATTTTTAAAAGAAAATGGAAAATGGCTTTATGTTGATGGCCAATTTATAGATTAA
- a CDS encoding DUF4405 domain-containing protein: MNLKKITSLTMLLAMFTMTFTGIILFITPPGRVANWANWELFGISKELYGQIHSSFMVLFIIATILHVYYNWKPLISYMKNEARQFILFTKDMIIASILFLIFLFGTIYQVSPFSNFLNFGDDIKNSWEKEYGTSPYSHAELSSLKSFTKKLNYDLERSKNILTSNNIAFEDEQSLSQIAKTNSISPKFIYDILRKNFEKGEQKTVPLSGLGKKSIKEVAMTLEISSDEFISKLKSLGLDAKEDDKFKDIAESKDLSPSDILEKLGFKKAD; the protein is encoded by the coding sequence ATGAATCTTAAAAAAATCACTTCACTAACTATGCTTTTAGCTATGTTTACTATGACATTTACAGGGATAATACTATTTATCACACCTCCTGGTCGAGTTGCCAATTGGGCAAATTGGGAGCTATTTGGTATTTCTAAAGAGTTGTATGGTCAAATCCATTCAAGTTTTATGGTTTTGTTTATAATAGCAACTATTTTACATGTTTATTATAATTGGAAGCCTTTGATTAGCTATATGAAAAATGAAGCTAGACAATTTATTTTATTTACTAAAGATATGATAATTGCAAGTATTTTGTTTTTGATATTTTTATTTGGAACTATTTATCAAGTTAGTCCTTTTTCAAATTTTCTAAACTTTGGAGATGATATAAAAAATTCATGGGAAAAAGAGTATGGAACTTCACCTTATTCACACGCTGAATTATCCTCTTTAAAAAGTTTTACAAAAAAACTAAACTATGATTTAGAAAGATCAAAAAATATATTAACATCAAATAATATTGCATTTGAAGATGAACAAAGCTTATCTCAAATAGCTAAAACAAATAGCATAAGTCCAAAATTCATTTATGATATATTGAGAAAAAACTTTGAAAAAGGTGAACAAAAAACAGTTCCCCTTTCAGGTCTTGGAAAAAAATCTATAAAAGAAGTTGCTATGACTTTAGAAATAAGCAGTGATGAGTTTATTTCAAAATTAAAAAGTTTAGGTTTAGATGCAAAAGAGGATGATAAGTTTAAAGATATTGCAGAAAGTAAAGATTTAAGTCCATCAGATATACTTGAAAAACTAGGCTTTAAAAAAGCAGATTAA
- a CDS encoding IS4 family transposase, with product MGIDNFIETAMKSVLKNPIVLVLRDINFSSILKQSNFIKRDVGVPPYMVILQFLYMFLINKKISSFMKYSNDSFKKDVYYRLLKNSKYNWRKLLLLTSVNLINKLSSLQKPTDTKVFIIDDTVEIKRGKYIEGSCKNLWSNKDKRVVKGLNIVSLNYSDTHTDMMLDFSMNYNKNQIIDSIDNKYHHRSNAYKRRIEGRNGKNIQAINMLKRALSSGIYADYLLVDSWYAKPNFIKEVRDNGLDTIARVAKSNRIWQFSGKYKTLEALYNHEKQNKTSKLGNYNSIKYSYVSTITTHKTLGRVKIVFIRTKENLIPIFSTNIHLSDLEIINTYKKRWNIEQGYKDLREYFQFGKEENRIYEALIARITLSFLAYNLTSYINRINNEPQTLGNLFKDLECQLETLAISMELFLKILENLLQTTEIVKRNKDLELIINVLRIHTKKQLGFMCES from the coding sequence ATGGGTATTGACAATTTTATCGAAACTGCTATGAAGAGTGTGTTAAAGAATCCTATAGTTTTAGTTTTAAGAGATATAAATTTTAGCAGTATTTTAAAACAAAGTAATTTTATCAAGCGTGATGTAGGTGTGCCGCCGTATATGGTGATCTTACAATTTTTATATATGTTCCTTATTAATAAAAAGATCTCATCCTTTATGAAATATAGTAATGACAGTTTTAAGAAAGATGTTTATTATAGATTACTAAAAAATAGTAAATACAACTGGAGAAAATTATTGTTGCTCACATCCGTGAACTTAATCAATAAACTTTCATCATTGCAAAAGCCAACTGATACAAAAGTATTTATCATTGATGACACAGTTGAAATTAAGCGTGGAAAATATATAGAAGGCAGTTGTAAGAATTTATGGAGCAATAAAGATAAAAGAGTAGTTAAGGGTTTAAATATTGTATCACTAAACTATAGTGATACTCATACCGATATGATGCTAGATTTTTCCATGAACTATAATAAAAATCAAATTATAGATTCTATTGATAATAAATATCACCATAGAAGCAATGCCTATAAACGAAGAATTGAAGGGAGAAACGGTAAAAATATCCAAGCAATAAATATGCTAAAACGAGCTTTAAGTTCAGGAATATATGCAGACTATCTACTTGTCGATAGCTGGTATGCAAAACCAAATTTTATCAAAGAGGTTAGAGATAATGGTTTGGATACGATTGCAAGGGTTGCAAAAAGCAATAGAATCTGGCAGTTTAGTGGGAAATATAAAACACTTGAAGCTCTATATAATCATGAAAAACAAAATAAAACTTCAAAACTTGGTAACTATAATTCCATCAAATACTCCTATGTTTCAACTATCACTACACATAAAACACTTGGAAGAGTAAAGATTGTATTTATAAGAACCAAAGAAAATCTAATACCAATATTTTCAACCAATATACATTTATCAGATTTAGAGATTATAAATACATACAAAAAACGGTGGAATATTGAGCAAGGATATAAAGACCTAAGGGAATACTTTCAATTCGGTAAAGAGGAAAACCGCATTTATGAAGCCCTAATAGCTAGAATCACTCTATCATTCCTTGCATACAATTTAACAAGCTATATCAATCGTATCAATAATGAACCACAAACTTTAGGAAACTTATTCAAAGACTTAGAGTGTCAGCTTGAAACCCTTGCTATTTCAATGGAACTATTCCTAAAAATATTAGAAAACTTGCTCCAAACTACAGAAATTGTCAAGAGAAATAAAGATTTAGAGCTTATTATCAATGTTTTACGCATTCATACCAAAAAGCAACTTGGTTTTATGTGCGAAAGTTGA
- the ung gene encoding uracil-DNA glycosylase, whose protein sequence is MTWDDFFKEEQGKEYYQKLIKEVNKAYESSVVFPAKDKIFYAFTLTSLENLKVVILGQDPYHGAGQAQGLAFSTPSNIKNPPSMVNILKEINDDIGSSVCENGDLTSWAEDGALLINSILTVEESKPKSHHKLGWEIFTDNLIKFISKNCKDVVFILWGSSAIKKEKIIDKSKHHILSGVHPSPLSSYRGFFGCKHFSKTNEILKSLGKKQINW, encoded by the coding sequence ATGACATGGGATGATTTCTTTAAAGAAGAGCAGGGTAAAGAGTATTATCAAAAACTGATAAAGGAAGTTAATAAGGCTTATGAAAGCTCAGTAGTTTTTCCAGCAAAAGATAAGATATTTTATGCTTTTACTTTAACCTCACTTGAGAATTTAAAAGTAGTTATATTAGGTCAAGATCCATATCACGGAGCAGGGCAAGCCCAAGGTTTAGCTTTTTCAACACCAAGTAATATAAAAAACCCGCCTTCAATGGTGAATATACTAAAAGAGATAAATGATGATATTGGAAGCTCTGTTTGTGAAAATGGTGATTTAACATCATGGGCAGAAGATGGAGCATTACTAATAAATAGCATATTAACAGTTGAAGAATCAAAACCAAAATCTCACCATAAACTAGGCTGGGAAATATTCACAGATAATTTGATTAAATTCATTTCTAAAAATTGCAAAGATGTTGTTTTTATTCTTTGGGGAAGTAGTGCTATTAAAAAAGAGAAAATAATAGATAAGTCAAAGCATCATATATTAAGTGGTGTTCATCCAAGTCCATTATCTTCATATAGAGGTTTTTTTGGTTGCAAACATTTTTCTAAAACAAATGAAATATTAAAGAGTTTAGGTAAAAAACAAATAAACTGGTAA
- a CDS encoding ComEA family DNA-binding protein, translating into MKKIVALLMLCVSFMFAAINLQTATKEELMSIKGIGDKKADSIIEYRKTNKINEPEDLKNIKGFGDSIVSSVKESNMDTKEKVEKKIEKK; encoded by the coding sequence ATGAAAAAAATTGTTGCATTATTAATGTTATGTGTATCTTTTATGTTTGCTGCTATAAATTTGCAAACTGCTACAAAAGAAGAGTTGATGAGTATTAAAGGTATTGGTGATAAAAAAGCCGATTCTATTATTGAATATAGAAAAACAAATAAAATAAATGAGCCAGAAGATTTAAAAAATATTAAAGGTTTTGGAGATAGTATTGTATCAAGTGTAAAAGAAAGTAATATGGATACAAAAGAAAAAGTAGAAAAAAAGATAGAAAAGAAATAA
- a CDS encoding TPM domain-containing protein, with the protein MTLSSDEKELISKEIENLEKLSSCELVAVVTKRSDSYKLAAAMVAIFNLFCISVFFIFFSEKAVFQILQIQFLVFIGSYLLLNKFKKVFLKILPKSYKYQISSENANRQFYNLQLDKTKTKHAIMFFVSFDEKYVEIITDNVISKEIPNSHWQLIVDEFIDDVKQNQLFDGYIKAIKACNAILIEKFPIKKDDINELSNEVIELK; encoded by the coding sequence ATGACACTAAGTAGTGATGAAAAAGAGCTGATTTCAAAAGAAATAGAAAATCTTGAGAAATTAAGTTCTTGCGAACTTGTTGCAGTTGTAACAAAAAGAAGTGATTCTTACAAACTAGCTGCTGCAATGGTTGCTATTTTTAATCTCTTTTGTATTTCAGTTTTTTTTATATTTTTTAGTGAAAAAGCTGTTTTTCAAATATTACAAATTCAATTTCTTGTATTTATAGGTTCTTATCTTTTATTAAATAAATTTAAAAAAGTTTTTCTAAAAATTCTTCCAAAAAGTTATAAGTATCAAATATCTTCTGAAAATGCAAATAGACAATTTTATAATTTACAATTAGACAAAACAAAAACAAAACATGCAATTATGTTTTTTGTGAGTTTTGATGAGAAATATGTTGAGATAATTACAGATAATGTTATTTCAAAAGAAATACCAAATAGTCATTGGCAACTAATTGTCGATGAATTTATCGATGATGTAAAACAAAATCAGCTATTTGATGGCTATATAAAAGCAATTAAAGCTTGTAATGCAATTTTAATTGAGAAATTTCCAATAAAAAAAGATGATATAAATGAACTTTCAAATGAAGTGATTGAGTTAAAATGA
- a CDS encoding aldehyde dehydrogenase family protein — MSTIEVTSPFDGRVVGTVPYGSVAEVETALELARNTFDDHKNALPTYKRVEILENVVKIMSSQIDELTKLCASEGGKPWLDSQVEVHRAINGVKLAIEALGAREGKQIAMGHTASSANRMAYTFKEPIGVVAAISAFNHPLNLAIHQVIPAIAVGCSVVIKPATQTPMSAIRVVEILEEAGLPKGWAQAVVCDRQGGELLATSPKVNALTFIGSGAVGWYLNSKVAPGTRVALEHGGVAPVIVEADADINELIPSIGKGGFYHAGQVCVSVQRVFVHESIVDEVASKLATYASKLVVGDQLDPKTEVGPLINHNEVNRVEEWVNEAVTKGGKILVGGKRISDSCYEPTVIVNPADDALVSTKEVFGPVVCIYSYSDIEDAFNRANALDVSFQAAVFTKNLDTALRAVKRLNGTAVMVNDHTAFRVDWMPFGGAKASGLGLGGIHHSMEECSNEKMMVIKSSVL, encoded by the coding sequence ATGAGTACAATAGAAGTAACGTCGCCATTTGATGGAAGAGTAGTAGGAACTGTGCCATATGGATCAGTGGCAGAAGTAGAAACAGCATTAGAATTAGCTAGAAATACTTTTGATGACCATAAAAATGCATTACCAACTTATAAAAGAGTAGAAATTTTAGAAAATGTAGTAAAAATTATGTCTTCTCAAATTGATGAATTAACAAAACTTTGCGCAAGCGAAGGTGGGAAACCATGGCTTGATTCACAAGTTGAAGTTCACAGAGCAATCAATGGTGTTAAACTAGCCATTGAAGCTTTAGGAGCTAGAGAAGGTAAACAAATTGCTATGGGGCATACTGCAAGTTCAGCAAATAGAATGGCTTATACTTTTAAAGAACCAATTGGTGTTGTTGCTGCTATTTCTGCATTTAATCACCCATTAAACTTAGCAATTCATCAAGTAATTCCTGCTATTGCTGTTGGTTGTTCAGTTGTTATTAAACCTGCAACTCAAACTCCAATGAGTGCAATTAGAGTAGTTGAGATTTTAGAAGAAGCAGGACTTCCTAAAGGTTGGGCACAAGCTGTTGTTTGTGATAGACAAGGTGGAGAACTACTTGCAACTAGTCCTAAAGTAAATGCTTTAACATTTATAGGTTCTGGAGCTGTTGGTTGGTATTTAAATTCTAAAGTAGCTCCTGGAACAAGAGTAGCACTTGAACATGGTGGAGTGGCTCCTGTTATTGTTGAAGCTGATGCTGATATTAATGAATTAATTCCTTCAATCGGTAAAGGTGGTTTCTACCACGCTGGTCAAGTTTGTGTTTCTGTTCAAAGAGTATTTGTTCATGAATCAATTGTTGATGAAGTTGCAAGTAAATTAGCTACTTATGCTTCTAAATTAGTTGTAGGTGATCAATTAGACCCTAAAACTGAAGTTGGACCACTTATTAACCATAATGAAGTAAATAGAGTTGAAGAGTGGGTTAATGAAGCTGTTACTAAAGGTGGAAAGATTTTAGTTGGTGGAAAAAGAATTTCAGATTCTTGTTATGAACCAACTGTAATTGTAAACCCTGCTGATGATGCTTTAGTATCAACTAAAGAAGTATTTGGACCAGTTGTTTGTATTTATTCATACTCAGATATTGAAGATGCATTTAATAGAGCAAATGCTTTAGATGTATCTTTCCAAGCGGCTGTATTTACAAAAAATCTTGATACTGCTTTAAGAGCTGTAAAAAGATTAAATGGAACAGCGGTAATGGTAAATGACCATACAGCATTCAGAGTTGACTGGATGCCATTTGGAGGAGCTAAAGCTTCAGGACTTGGACTTGGTGGAATTCATCACTCTATGGAAGAGTGTTCAAATGAAAAAATGATGGTTATTAAATCTTCTGTTTTATAA
- a CDS encoding acetolactate synthase large subunit, which translates to MNASELFVKALENEGVEYIFGIPGEENLDFLEALRTSDIKLILTRHEQAAGFMAATYGRLTGKVGVCLSTLGPGATNFATSAAYAQLGGMPMMMITGQKPIKKSKQGRFQIIDIVGMMKPMTKYAKQVVNGNNIPSMVREAFKIATTERPGAVHIELPEDIAAEEVEFNIYPVREFKYPKAGKDAITDAVKMIEKAKRPLLLIGAGANRTRIGNALTDFVNETGIPFFSTQMGKGVIDENHKLCLSTAALSKDDFIHCAIERADLIINVGHDVIEKPPFFMENTPDATKVIHVNFFPSEVDDTYFPQLDVVGDIASNIASLTTAISPQEHWEFDYYKRMVTEVKTHLNKYFGDNRFPILPQRAVRSIRQILDDEDIVTLDNGVYKIWFARNYRCAQPNTLLLDNALATMGAGLPSGMAAKMINPDKKVVSVCGDGGFMMNSQELETAVRLGLDLTVIILNDNAYGMIKWKQTGMGFETFGLDLGNPDFVKYAESYGASGHRPTSVEEFEKTLEECVNTKGVHLIDLAVDYSLNHAILNDLLAKKQCLI; encoded by the coding sequence ATGAATGCATCAGAACTATTTGTAAAAGCTTTAGAAAACGAAGGTGTTGAATATATCTTTGGTATTCCAGGTGAAGAAAATCTTGATTTTCTTGAAGCACTTAGAACATCAGATATTAAACTAATTTTAACAAGACATGAGCAAGCAGCTGGATTCATGGCAGCAACTTATGGTAGATTAACTGGAAAAGTTGGAGTTTGTTTATCAACTCTTGGCCCTGGAGCTACAAATTTCGCTACAAGTGCAGCTTATGCACAATTAGGTGGAATGCCAATGATGATGATTACAGGTCAAAAACCTATTAAAAAATCAAAACAAGGTAGATTCCAAATTATTGATATCGTTGGTATGATGAAACCAATGACAAAATATGCTAAACAAGTTGTAAATGGAAATAACATTCCATCAATGGTAAGAGAAGCATTTAAAATTGCAACAACAGAGAGACCAGGTGCTGTTCATATTGAATTACCTGAAGATATAGCAGCTGAAGAAGTGGAATTTAATATCTATCCAGTAAGAGAATTCAAATATCCAAAAGCTGGAAAAGATGCAATTACAGATGCAGTAAAAATGATTGAAAAAGCAAAAAGACCATTATTATTAATAGGAGCAGGTGCTAATAGAACAAGAATTGGAAATGCATTAACAGATTTTGTAAATGAAACTGGAATTCCTTTCTTCTCAACTCAAATGGGAAAAGGTGTAATTGATGAAAATCATAAATTATGTTTATCAACTGCTGCATTATCTAAAGATGACTTTATTCACTGCGCAATTGAAAGAGCAGATTTAATTATCAATGTAGGTCATGATGTTATTGAAAAACCACCATTTTTTATGGAAAATACACCAGACGCTACAAAAGTAATTCATGTTAATTTCTTCCCATCTGAAGTTGATGATACATATTTCCCACAATTAGATGTTGTTGGTGACATCGCTTCAAATATTGCTAGTTTAACAACTGCAATTTCTCCACAAGAGCATTGGGAATTTGATTACTACAAAAGAATGGTAACAGAAGTTAAAACTCACCTAAATAAATATTTTGGTGATAATAGATTCCCAATTTTACCTCAAAGAGCAGTAAGAAGTATTAGACAAATTTTAGATGATGAAGATATTGTAACACTTGATAATGGTGTTTATAAAATCTGGTTTGCAAGAAATTATAGATGTGCACAACCAAATACATTATTATTAGATAATGCTTTAGCAACTATGGGAGCTGGACTTCCTTCTGGAATGGCAGCTAAAATGATAAATCCTGATAAAAAAGTTGTTTCTGTTTGTGGAGATGGTGGATTTATGATGAATTCACAAGAACTTGAAACTGCGGTTAGATTAGGACTTGATTTAACTGTAATTATTTTAAATGATAATGCATATGGAATGATTAAATGGAAACAAACAGGAATGGGATTTGAAACATTCGGTTTAGATTTAGGAAATCCTGATTTTGTAAAATATGCTGAATCTTATGGAGCAAGTGGACATAGACCAACATCAGTTGAAGAGTTTGAAAAAACTTTAGAAGAATGTGTAAATACTAAAGGTGTTCACTTAATTGATTTAGCAGTTGATTATTCTTTAAATCATGCAATTTTAAATGATTTATTAGCTAAAAAACAGTGTTTAATATAA